The Humulus lupulus chromosome 4, drHumLupu1.1, whole genome shotgun sequence genome has a window encoding:
- the LOC133830328 gene encoding carbonic anhydrase 2-like, translated as MAQQLSQSALKKKILFISEKEISQEDVAAEETFDDQKLIKTEIIYDDQNKLIKSDQLQAGQDCNATFDPVKRIACGFKHFLIHKFYKYPEIFRQLAEAQHPKFLVFACSDSRVSPSNILNFQPGEAFMARNIANLIPSFDKFKYSGVGAIIEYAVTQLKVENILVIGHSRCGGIKRLMSHPEDGSVPFDFIDNWVQIAQSAKDKVKAEHSHLPFEEQCEICAEEAVDLSLKNLHTYPYVKRAVEEKKIALRGGYYDFVVGTFKLWELA; from the exons ATGGCCCAACAGTTATCGCAGTCGGCTCTAAAGAAGAAGATACTGTTCATcag TGAGAAGGAAATTAGCCAGGAAGATGTGGCAGCTGAAGAAACCTTCGATGATCAGAAGTTGATCAAGACTGAAATAATCTATGATGATCAGAATAAGCTGATCAAGAGTGATCAACTGCAAGCTGGGCAAGATTGCAATGCCACCTTTGATCCTGTTAAGAGAATTGCCTGTGGATTTAAGCACTTTCTCATCCATAAATTCTA CAAGTATCCAGaaatttttcgtcaacttgccGAAGCACAACATCCCAAG TTTCTCGTGTTTGCTTGTTCGGATTCTCGAGTGAGTCCTTCCAACATATTGAATTTTCAACCAGGAGAAGCTTTTATGGCTCGTAACATTGCTAATTTGATTCCATCTTTTGACAAG TTTAAATATTCTGGAGTTGGAGCAATCATTGAATATGCGGTAACACAGCTCAAG GTTGAAAATATTTTGGTGATTGGTCATAGTCGTTGTGGTGGAATAAAAAGGCTTATGTCTCATCCTGAAGATGGTTCAGTTCCCTT TGACTTTATAGATAATTGGGTCCAAATTGCTCAATCGGCCAAGGACAAAGTCAAAGCTGAGCACAGCCATTTACCCTTTGAGGAACAATGTGAAATATGTGCTGAG GAAGCTGTGGACTTGTCTCTAAAGAATCTGCATACTTATCCCTATGTTAAAAGGGCAGTTGAAGAGAAAAAGATAGCACTTAGGGGTGGATACTATGATTTTGTGGTTGGAACTTTCAAGCTTTGGGAACTTGCATGA